The proteins below are encoded in one region of Segatella copri:
- a CDS encoding bacterial Ig-like domain-containing protein: MKRLNKLAAVFCVAAMALTAITGCEGSDMFSVNSPDWLSEKIDSIEKANQSTEEVLVGMNEDVYTVGNTDFSSGFWTSFSKYYLVQDNQKWNAVFNLNINPSATNTYKNFALVITNDVDRGGTGYTEYGAIRFDNQPSGNSEWGDHIDRSCVQSNLTFETDTDKGVDKLGGKVTLTVDRSRVDTFMVKITNGTVTKTYIQPSKIANLNADESNTNIRCFLVPEGSYIDFMQSNVEPIGGYTSAQDKAPVSMVLNNVPAEVDENTPLEKAMENVSATVTFEEGITKVIPAKELYFSPINDMDVSGTKNLIVIYNKTFKGENASTPIVAQKTFEVVPAITALHIVSAPKRLDYTYYEASGITLPENATLALDVKGLAVQATYLDGKTRDIALDKLTFSSVPMKVGKRAITVTAKNGVKTTFDVNVTKSAATFVTPSPAVLGAEDCTSPWWSAHLDADVHVPSGEVRAFSLTNYGAAANFNNYVIVLRKADLSEYGVFRSDNWGWGAAVGGDGAPSISHAGTQGEWATWLAGMNGAKVQVYVANQNGKVNILAVMVGTTGQVSTQYYLDIPVEADDVNVDFTVDSSCLKFDSTSSARKHYTRAHRR; this comes from the coding sequence ATGAAACGTCTAAATAAATTAGCAGCCGTCTTCTGCGTGGCAGCCATGGCATTGACAGCGATTACAGGATGTGAGGGAAGTGACATGTTTAGCGTCAACTCTCCTGATTGGCTCTCTGAAAAGATTGATTCAATCGAAAAAGCTAACCAATCTACAGAGGAAGTGCTCGTAGGTATGAATGAGGATGTCTATACTGTAGGTAATACTGATTTCTCTTCAGGCTTTTGGACTTCATTCTCAAAGTATTATTTGGTTCAAGACAACCAGAAGTGGAATGCCGTGTTCAATCTGAACATCAATCCTTCTGCGACTAACACCTATAAGAACTTTGCCCTCGTCATCACCAATGATGTGGATCGTGGCGGAACAGGTTATACCGAGTATGGTGCTATCCGTTTTGATAACCAGCCAAGCGGTAACTCTGAGTGGGGTGACCATATCGACAGAAGCTGCGTGCAGAGTAATCTCACCTTTGAAACTGATACAGACAAGGGTGTAGATAAGTTGGGTGGTAAGGTAACATTGACGGTTGACCGTTCCCGTGTAGATACTTTCATGGTGAAGATTACCAATGGTACTGTTACCAAGACCTACATTCAGCCATCTAAGATTGCTAATCTGAATGCAGACGAGAGCAATACCAACATCCGTTGCTTCCTGGTACCTGAGGGCTCTTACATCGATTTCATGCAGAGCAACGTAGAACCTATCGGCGGTTATACATCTGCCCAGGATAAGGCTCCGGTTTCTATGGTGTTGAACAATGTTCCTGCCGAAGTAGACGAGAATACACCCCTAGAGAAGGCAATGGAGAATGTATCTGCTACCGTAACCTTCGAGGAAGGTATAACCAAGGTAATTCCTGCCAAGGAACTTTATTTCTCTCCCATCAACGATATGGATGTTTCTGGCACCAAGAACCTCATCGTCATCTATAACAAGACATTCAAGGGCGAGAATGCTTCTACTCCTATCGTTGCACAGAAGACATTCGAAGTTGTGCCAGCTATCACAGCTCTCCATATAGTAAGTGCGCCTAAACGTCTTGACTATACATATTATGAAGCTTCTGGTATAACATTGCCAGAAAATGCAACTTTGGCTTTAGATGTAAAAGGCTTGGCAGTACAAGCTACATATTTGGATGGCAAGACTCGTGACATTGCTCTTGATAAGTTAACTTTCTCTAGTGTACCTATGAAGGTTGGTAAGCGTGCTATTACGGTAACAGCAAAAAATGGTGTTAAGACAACTTTCGATGTTAATGTAACGAAGAGTGCTGCTACATTCGTAACCCCTAGCCCTGCAGTCTTGGGTGCAGAGGATTGCACTAGTCCATGGTGGAGTGCTCACCTTGATGCAGATGTTCATGTCCCTTCTGGTGAAGTTCGTGCATTCTCTCTGACTAATTATGGCGCAGCTGCTAATTTTAACAATTATGTAATAGTCCTCCGCAAGGCTGATTTGAGTGAGTATGGTGTGTTCCGTTCTGACAACTGGGGATGGGGCGCCGCTGTAGGTGGTGATGGTGCTCCTAGTATCTCTCATGCAGGAACTCAGGGTGAATGGGCAACTTGGCTTGCTGGTATGAATGGTGCCAAAGTACAAGTTTATGTAGCCAATCAAAATGGTAAGGTTAATATTTTGGCAGTGATGGTTGGTACTACAGGACAGGTTTCTACACAGTATTATTTGGATATTCCTGTAGAGGCTGATGATGTCAATGTTGACTTTACTGTAGATAGCAGCTGCTTGAAGTTCGATTCTACATCTTCTGCTCGCAAGCACTATACTCGTGCTCACCGCAGATAA
- a CDS encoding RagB/SusD family nutrient uptake outer membrane protein, which yields MKLYKLSLALFLGLGAMATTSCEDKLDVTNPNQQTTGTFGFNADDLEECVIAAYNHIRMEGSSARVGYTLDVTRGDEVWNSSQVWYMPFDDMNDPVTDEISMWPWREAYYTINVCNFILSRTTGDDASLSESMKRIKGQALFLRGYSYYTLAGYYQNPALITDYANYSSLDGLYGKNSTYDDVLDQVEKDFSEAMTLLPSRDEGGEWAKGRATCGAAAGYYARTLMQRHKYSDALVVLKDIMNKKYGSYKLMANYGDNFREGSAYENNAESLFEIQYLDYGSQGVDDEWTPGNTSPNATQGHAVESNFAPGRFGGWADLSASPWLYNLFKQERTTAGKLDPRLYWTIGTYETDWVGFENGNVAYKSEMTASDTIITNNNYGGLPIAKWTNFRTNLYDKVTTGLHCGINLRMMRYSDVLLRAAECENEVNGPTQQAIDWINQVRERANLKDLSLSDFDTKDKLFEQIANVERPKEFGCEYGRGFDLIRWGFFYDQGRLAQLKEHGTFRRSPYKAKESVSYSLVGVDSEVKSSYDTYVPGHEFLPIYQGLLNDNPNLTGNSANTNTDNSSDFFGRGWTVHPVVNLGN from the coding sequence ATGAAACTATATAAATTATCATTAGCTCTCTTCCTTGGCCTCGGTGCTATGGCTACCACATCTTGCGAGGACAAGTTGGATGTTACCAATCCTAACCAGCAGACCACCGGTACCTTCGGTTTCAATGCTGATGATCTGGAGGAGTGCGTTATTGCAGCATACAACCATATTCGTATGGAAGGTTCTTCGGCACGTGTGGGTTATACCCTCGATGTGACACGTGGCGATGAGGTATGGAACTCATCACAGGTATGGTACATGCCATTCGATGACATGAACGACCCTGTGACGGATGAAATCTCCATGTGGCCTTGGCGTGAGGCTTACTATACTATTAATGTATGTAACTTCATTCTTTCACGTACCACAGGCGATGATGCTTCGCTCAGCGAAAGCATGAAGCGAATCAAGGGACAGGCTCTCTTCCTCCGCGGTTATTCATACTATACATTGGCAGGATATTACCAGAATCCTGCGCTGATAACTGATTATGCCAACTATTCTTCTCTGGATGGTCTCTATGGCAAGAACAGTACCTACGACGATGTGCTCGATCAGGTAGAGAAGGACTTCTCAGAGGCAATGACTCTCCTCCCATCACGTGATGAGGGTGGCGAGTGGGCAAAGGGTCGTGCTACCTGCGGTGCTGCTGCCGGCTACTATGCCCGCACTCTGATGCAGCGCCATAAGTATAGCGATGCACTCGTTGTACTCAAGGACATCATGAACAAGAAGTATGGCTCTTACAAGCTGATGGCCAACTATGGCGACAACTTCCGTGAGGGTTCTGCTTATGAGAACAATGCCGAGAGCCTCTTCGAAATCCAGTATCTCGACTACGGTTCACAGGGTGTAGATGATGAGTGGACTCCTGGTAATACCAGTCCTAATGCTACACAGGGTCATGCCGTAGAGTCTAACTTCGCTCCAGGTAGATTCGGTGGATGGGCAGACCTCTCAGCTTCTCCATGGTTGTACAACCTCTTCAAGCAGGAGCGTACCACAGCTGGTAAGTTGGATCCACGTCTCTACTGGACCATCGGTACATACGAGACAGACTGGGTTGGTTTTGAGAATGGTAACGTAGCTTACAAGAGCGAGATGACAGCTTCTGATACCATCATAACCAACAACAACTATGGTGGTCTTCCTATCGCTAAGTGGACCAATTTCCGTACCAACCTTTATGATAAGGTGACAACCGGTCTTCATTGCGGTATCAACCTCCGTATGATGCGTTACTCTGACGTTTTGCTTCGTGCTGCAGAGTGCGAGAACGAGGTGAACGGTCCTACACAGCAGGCTATCGACTGGATTAACCAGGTTCGTGAGCGTGCCAACCTGAAGGATTTGAGTCTCTCAGACTTCGATACCAAGGATAAGCTCTTCGAGCAGATTGCCAATGTAGAGCGTCCAAAGGAGTTCGGTTGCGAGTATGGTCGTGGTTTCGATTTGATTCGTTGGGGATTCTTCTATGATCAGGGTCGTTTGGCTCAGTTGAAGGAGCACGGAACCTTCCGTCGTTCTCCATACAAGGCAAAGGAGTCGGTAAGCTACTCTTTGGTAGGTGTTGATTCAGAGGTGAAGAGCTCTTACGATACATACGTACCAGGTCATGAGTTCCTGCCTATCTATCAGGGCTTGTTGAATGATAACCCTAACTTGACAGGTAACTCAGCTAATACGAATACGGATAACTCATCTGATTTCTTCGGAAGAGGTTGGACTGTTCATCCTGTAGTTAACTTGGGCAACTAA
- a CDS encoding arabinan endo-1,5-alpha-L-arabinosidase, which yields MKKLHTLVLLLACTLAVGCSSGGDDPIDDPKPTPTPTPTPTPSDPTDADLANYKCPTYVDNYVSIADWSKRSQWNLANVHDPSVMKAADGYYYMYQTDASYGNAHDGHGHFHARRSKDLVNWEYLGGTMKVAPAWVKAKLNEIRAEQGLAPIANPKYGYWAPCVRKVKDNLYRMYYAIVVDNYIKTGGITYDGSWTERAFIGMAETTDPASNKWTDKGFVICSSSDKGKNWTRKSNSDWDGYFKFNAIDPSFIITPNGEHWLIYGSWHSGIAAVQLNPETGKTLKELPKSYGTADEIAPYGKLIFTRTNGSRWQGAEAPEVVYHDGYYYLFLAYDGLDVPYNTRVLRSKNVDGPYETMNNRVTNAANGAGDNPTVLTHPYKFSQGYGWVGISHCAVFDDGAGNWYYVSQQRFPQNVGGNAYSNALMMGGVRSIKWNENGWPVVMPERYGAVPQVAIKASELAGTWEGIDLAYEYGKQRVSTEFTLNADGSMTGGTAWPNVKVWNFDTSSNTLTIGTTKLKVQREVDWEASPRKLTIVYSGVSGSKSFWGKKK from the coding sequence ATGAAGAAACTTCATACTTTAGTACTATTGCTCGCTTGTACTTTGGCGGTAGGCTGTAGCAGTGGAGGCGATGACCCAATTGACGATCCAAAGCCTACACCAACTCCTACGCCTACTCCAACACCTAGTGATCCAACGGATGCCGACTTAGCAAACTACAAGTGCCCAACCTATGTTGATAACTATGTATCCATAGCCGACTGGAGTAAGCGTAGCCAGTGGAATCTTGCCAATGTGCACGACCCATCGGTGATGAAGGCAGCCGACGGCTATTATTATATGTATCAGACTGATGCCAGCTATGGCAATGCCCACGATGGTCATGGACACTTCCATGCTCGTCGAAGCAAAGACCTCGTAAACTGGGAATATCTCGGTGGTACGATGAAGGTGGCTCCTGCTTGGGTGAAGGCTAAGTTGAACGAGATTCGTGCTGAGCAAGGTTTGGCTCCTATCGCCAACCCAAAATATGGCTATTGGGCTCCTTGCGTAAGAAAAGTGAAGGATAATCTTTATCGTATGTACTATGCCATCGTGGTGGACAACTACATCAAGACAGGTGGCATTACCTATGATGGCTCTTGGACGGAGCGTGCCTTCATCGGTATGGCAGAGACTACGGACCCAGCCAGCAACAAGTGGACAGACAAGGGTTTCGTGATTTGCTCTTCTTCTGATAAGGGTAAGAACTGGACTCGCAAATCGAACAGCGACTGGGACGGCTACTTCAAGTTCAATGCCATCGACCCTTCGTTCATCATCACACCTAATGGCGAGCACTGGCTTATCTATGGCTCTTGGCACAGCGGTATCGCTGCCGTGCAGTTGAACCCAGAGACAGGCAAGACCTTGAAAGAACTTCCTAAGTCATACGGTACAGCAGATGAGATTGCTCCTTACGGAAAGCTTATCTTCACTCGTACCAACGGTAGTCGTTGGCAGGGAGCTGAGGCTCCTGAGGTTGTATACCATGATGGATATTATTATCTCTTCTTGGCTTACGATGGCTTGGATGTTCCTTACAACACCCGTGTGCTTCGTTCCAAGAATGTGGACGGTCCTTACGAGACGATGAACAACAGAGTGACTAATGCAGCCAATGGCGCAGGTGACAATCCTACCGTCTTGACTCATCCTTATAAGTTCAGCCAGGGATATGGTTGGGTAGGCATCAGCCACTGTGCCGTCTTCGACGATGGCGCGGGCAACTGGTATTATGTATCCCAGCAGCGTTTCCCACAGAATGTAGGTGGAAATGCTTATAGCAACGCCCTGATGATGGGTGGCGTGCGCAGTATCAAGTGGAATGAGAACGGATGGCCTGTTGTCATGCCTGAGCGTTATGGCGCTGTGCCACAAGTGGCTATCAAGGCTAGCGAACTGGCTGGCACTTGGGAAGGTATCGACCTCGCTTATGAGTATGGCAAACAGCGCGTCAGCACCGAATTTACACTCAATGCCGACGGCTCAATGACGGGTGGTACGGCTTGGCCTAATGTGAAGGTATGGAACTTTGATACTTCTTCTAATACACTCACCATCGGTACTACCAAGCTCAAGGTACAGCGTGAGGTTGACTGGGAGGCTAGTCCTCGCAAGTTGACTATCGTATACTCTGGCGTCAGTGGTAGCAAGAGCTTCTGGGGCAAGAAAAAATAA
- a CDS encoding family 43 glycosylhydrolase, with amino-acid sequence MKQTAMKYFGIVAIAMMLAPAESRAQQPLVVDTPFVHDPVMAYENGKYYLYCTGHGITQMTSTDRKHWTIVPQGVLKNSEIPAWAHDSVPGFTTHIWAPDVIRFKNKWYLAYSCSTFGKNTSAIGLLSNTSLSDKDGWKDEGCLVASKGDRDNWNAIDPNFIVDEKGNPWLTWGSFWDGIQMIKLDKKSMHVKKGAKPQTIARRHAVGDASAEPNPTSKFAGTNAIEAPFIMKHGGYYYLFVSWDYCCRGIKSNYRVAVGRSKKVAGPYLDKAGRDMRNGGGTLILEGDKKEYEAMGHCSAYSFPDGDFFFCHGYSMPKNGASILVQKKVNWTEDGWLTLE; translated from the coding sequence ATGAAACAAACTGCAATGAAATATTTTGGCATTGTGGCGATAGCCATGATGCTAGCGCCAGCTGAGTCTCGTGCACAACAGCCTTTGGTTGTAGATACTCCTTTTGTCCACGACCCCGTGATGGCGTATGAGAATGGCAAGTACTATCTCTACTGCACAGGTCATGGCATCACGCAGATGACTTCCACCGACCGCAAGCATTGGACCATCGTTCCTCAGGGCGTGCTCAAGAACAGCGAGATTCCGGCATGGGCGCATGATAGTGTGCCAGGTTTTACCACGCATATCTGGGCTCCGGATGTTATCCGCTTCAAGAACAAGTGGTATCTGGCTTATTCCTGTTCCACCTTTGGCAAGAATACTTCTGCCATCGGCTTGCTGAGCAATACTTCCTTATCTGATAAGGATGGATGGAAGGATGAGGGCTGCCTCGTCGCCTCTAAGGGCGATAGAGACAACTGGAATGCCATCGATCCGAATTTCATTGTTGATGAGAAGGGAAACCCTTGGCTTACCTGGGGCTCTTTCTGGGATGGCATCCAGATGATCAAGTTGGATAAGAAGTCGATGCATGTCAAGAAGGGCGCCAAGCCTCAGACCATCGCCCGCCGTCATGCCGTAGGCGATGCATCAGCAGAACCGAATCCTACTTCTAAGTTTGCCGGTACCAATGCCATCGAGGCTCCTTTCATCATGAAACATGGTGGTTATTACTATCTCTTCGTGAGCTGGGATTACTGCTGCCGTGGCATCAAGAGCAACTATCGTGTTGCCGTGGGCAGAAGCAAGAAGGTTGCCGGTCCTTATCTGGATAAGGCAGGCAGAGACATGCGCAATGGCGGTGGTACGCTGATTCTGGAAGGCGATAAGAAAGAATATGAGGCGATGGGTCATTGCTCTGCCTACTCTTTCCCTGATGGCGATTTCTTCTTCTGTCATGGTTACAGCATGCCAAAGAATGGCGCCAGCATCCTGGTTCAGAAGAAAGTCAACTGGACGGAAGATGGGTGGCTGACGCTGGAATAG
- a CDS encoding TonB-dependent receptor — translation MRKQLFSMMLCLGAVGGASFVTPMPAMAAVAQDQVITVKGHVVDDQGEPLIGATVKTKDAKTGAVTDLDGNFEIRVKANATLFVSYLGYKEREIAVRGRAIIESIQLSADNQVLDQVVVVGYGTQKKADLTGSVSIVNAEEMKKVSNSNISTMLEGKVAGVQITSDGQPGADPSVRIRGIGSFGSTAPLYVIDGVPMGTTIRDFSPNDIETIQILKDASAGAIYGSRAANGVVIITTKNGKKDQPLKVNYSGYFGVDQIPGDVYDVMNADQYSNYLGQACKNSNTPLPGGYKMGEDGMYHFQDETNTDWFDEVFKTGIRQNHNVALSGGSSHSTYNVSLDYYNQKGTLEGAGPNYERYTARVNNTMDTKFVKFRTSMVYSHSNQDNMGLSNASEYVQGLYGDVTNVLRGTLLMQPTIKAYDKSTWVLDDKVGAANGYRYDAYGYGVYYDGVHGDISASNPLLVNNLLQRNTLVDRFVGTASADVDLLGMVGIKSKNHGLHYNVNLSYSKTEAKDKTWIPSWIQSNRVYLAKENERLTKGSRNYSDALVENTITYDGKIGKHNINLLAGMTYEEENTNLLTGWGINFTEPYFLQLQNAKNTYSESYEYKHSLASYVGRLNYNYDEKYLLSAVVRRDGSSRLSKNIRWATFPSVSLGWRFDKEKFFPISRDIVNMFKIRASYGELGNENIGEYQYMASMNRNNMTYSFGNSLVTGSAVSTFVNNDIAWEKKKTTNVGIDLAMFNNRLEFTAEWYKNKSEDLLYSVPVPAQTGVSNTFVTMNAASMENSGFEFSATYRNRDHALKYDISANVSTLKNKVTSLGIGKNSYITGAYATYVGQEIGKFYGWVYEGIARTQDELDGHATQQGANVGDCLYKDISGPNGEPDGVIDAYDQTVLGSGLPKVNFGLSTHMEYKGFDLNISTYGVLNYHVSDDIYNSLNSCYGYGNKEVGMLDANRWSEDGSTYLSSVPRTYAANNATLGWNDLFSSRKIQNAAYWKIANVELGYNFPDKWFGGYVSGVRLYVSAQNLYTFTGYHGYNVDYAGGTFTPGYNFCSFPSARTFMCGLHFTF, via the coding sequence ATGAGGAAACAATTATTCTCTATGATGCTATGCCTAGGTGCTGTTGGTGGTGCTTCTTTTGTTACCCCAATGCCTGCAATGGCTGCAGTTGCACAAGATCAGGTGATCACGGTCAAGGGACATGTTGTAGATGATCAGGGTGAACCTCTGATTGGTGCAACAGTTAAGACTAAAGATGCCAAGACTGGTGCAGTTACCGACTTAGATGGTAATTTCGAAATTCGAGTAAAGGCTAATGCGACTCTTTTCGTGAGCTATCTTGGCTACAAGGAGCGTGAGATTGCAGTGCGCGGTCGTGCCATTATCGAATCTATCCAACTCTCTGCCGACAATCAGGTGCTCGACCAGGTTGTAGTAGTGGGTTATGGTACACAGAAAAAGGCAGACCTTACCGGTTCTGTATCTATCGTAAATGCTGAGGAGATGAAGAAGGTGTCAAACTCTAACATCTCTACTATGCTTGAAGGTAAGGTTGCCGGTGTGCAGATTACATCAGACGGTCAGCCTGGTGCAGATCCTAGTGTGAGAATTCGTGGTATCGGTTCTTTCGGTAGCACAGCTCCTCTTTATGTCATCGATGGTGTGCCAATGGGTACCACTATCCGTGACTTCTCTCCAAATGATATCGAGACCATTCAGATTCTGAAGGATGCTTCTGCGGGTGCCATCTATGGTTCTCGTGCTGCGAATGGTGTCGTTATTATCACTACCAAGAATGGTAAGAAAGACCAGCCTCTGAAGGTGAACTACTCCGGTTACTTTGGTGTTGACCAGATTCCTGGCGATGTATATGATGTAATGAACGCCGACCAGTATAGCAACTATCTGGGTCAGGCTTGCAAGAATTCCAACACTCCTCTGCCTGGCGGTTACAAGATGGGCGAGGATGGAATGTATCATTTCCAGGACGAAACCAACACAGATTGGTTTGACGAGGTATTCAAGACCGGTATCCGACAGAACCACAACGTAGCCCTCAGCGGTGGTAGCTCTCACAGTACTTATAATGTATCTCTCGACTACTATAACCAGAAGGGTACCTTGGAAGGTGCAGGTCCTAACTACGAGCGTTACACAGCCCGTGTGAACAATACCATGGACACCAAGTTCGTGAAGTTTCGTACCAGCATGGTTTACTCTCACTCTAACCAGGACAACATGGGTCTTTCCAATGCCTCAGAGTATGTCCAGGGTCTGTATGGTGATGTAACCAACGTGCTCCGTGGTACACTTCTGATGCAGCCAACCATCAAGGCTTACGATAAGTCAACATGGGTTCTCGATGACAAGGTAGGTGCTGCAAACGGTTATCGCTACGATGCTTACGGTTATGGTGTTTACTATGATGGCGTACATGGTGATATTTCAGCTTCTAACCCATTGCTGGTTAATAACCTCCTGCAGCGCAACACCTTGGTTGACCGCTTCGTAGGTACCGCTTCTGCCGACGTAGATTTGTTGGGCATGGTAGGTATCAAGAGCAAGAACCATGGTCTTCACTATAATGTAAACCTCTCTTACAGCAAGACAGAGGCAAAGGATAAGACCTGGATTCCTTCCTGGATTCAGAGCAACCGTGTATATCTTGCCAAGGAGAATGAGCGCCTTACCAAGGGCTCACGCAACTACAGCGACGCCTTGGTTGAGAATACCATCACATACGATGGCAAGATTGGCAAGCACAACATCAACCTGCTCGCCGGTATGACATACGAGGAGGAAAATACCAACCTCCTGACTGGTTGGGGTATCAACTTCACTGAGCCATACTTCCTCCAGCTTCAGAATGCCAAGAATACTTACTCTGAGTCATACGAGTATAAGCATAGTCTGGCATCGTACGTAGGTCGTTTGAACTACAACTATGATGAGAAGTATCTGCTTTCTGCAGTAGTACGTCGTGACGGTAGCTCCCGTTTGAGCAAGAACATCCGTTGGGCAACCTTCCCATCTGTATCTTTAGGTTGGCGCTTCGATAAGGAGAAGTTCTTCCCTATCAGCCGCGACATCGTTAACATGTTCAAGATTCGTGCCAGCTATGGTGAGCTCGGTAACGAGAACATTGGTGAGTACCAGTATATGGCTAGCATGAACCGTAACAACATGACTTACAGCTTCGGCAACAGTCTTGTAACCGGTTCTGCCGTTTCTACCTTCGTGAACAACGATATCGCCTGGGAGAAGAAGAAGACCACCAACGTGGGTATCGACCTGGCAATGTTCAACAACCGTTTGGAGTTCACTGCCGAGTGGTATAAGAACAAGTCAGAAGACCTGCTTTACTCAGTTCCTGTGCCAGCACAGACCGGTGTATCCAACACCTTTGTAACCATGAACGCTGCCTCTATGGAGAACAGTGGCTTCGAGTTCAGCGCTACCTACCGCAACCGCGATCATGCCCTCAAGTATGATATCAGCGCCAACGTAAGTACCTTGAAGAATAAAGTAACTTCTCTGGGTATCGGTAAGAATTCATACATTACGGGTGCATACGCTACTTACGTAGGTCAGGAGATTGGTAAGTTCTATGGTTGGGTTTACGAGGGAATCGCCCGTACACAGGATGAACTTGATGGACATGCAACCCAGCAGGGAGCCAATGTTGGTGATTGTCTCTACAAGGATATCTCAGGTCCTAACGGAGAACCAGATGGCGTAATCGATGCTTACGACCAGACCGTATTGGGCAGTGGTCTTCCAAAGGTGAACTTCGGTTTGAGCACTCACATGGAGTATAAGGGTTTCGACCTCAACATCTCAACCTACGGAGTTTTGAATTATCATGTATCAGATGATATCTATAACAGTTTGAACTCTTGCTACGGCTATGGCAACAAGGAAGTAGGAATGCTGGATGCCAACCGCTGGTCAGAGGATGGTTCTACCTACCTCTCTAGTGTTCCACGCACCTATGCAGCCAACAATGCAACATTAGGCTGGAACGACCTCTTCAGCTCTCGCAAGATTCAGAATGCTGCTTACTGGAAGATAGCCAACGTAGAGTTGGGCTACAACTTCCCAGACAAGTGGTTTGGTGGATATGTAAGTGGTGTACGTCTCTATGTATCAGCACAGAACCTCTACACCTTCACAGGCTATCATGGATATAATGTAGACTACGCTGGCGGTACCTTTACCCCAGGTTATAACTTCTGCTCTTTCCCAAGTGCCAGAACGTTTATGTGCGGTCTCCATTTCACATTCTAA